From the Anguilla rostrata isolate EN2019 chromosome 5, ASM1855537v3, whole genome shotgun sequence genome, the window GTATTGAACATTATATTGAACGACAGCAGACACTGATCCCCCTGTGATGTATTTCTGGTTATTATAGATGTGGATGAGTGTGAGGAGTCAAATGGTACTGTGTGCGACCAGCACTGTGAGAACACGGCGGGCAGCTTCCTCTGCCGCTGCAGCAGCGGCTACAGCCTGGCTCCGGACAAGCGGTCCTGTCTGCCCAGTCACAACCGTGAGTCCTCTGCCTCTCCATGCCAATTATCCGACCAATAAAACAGGCCCAGCCTGATGCTGAGTCCTCTTTCTCACCAcctgaacctctctctctctgtctcacttcctgcccctccctctctctgtttcacctcctcccctccctctctctgtctcacctcctccccctccctctctctgtctcacctcctcccctcactctctctgtctcacctcctcccctccctctctctgtctcacctcctccccctccctctctctgttctcacctctcccctccctctctctgtctcaccctcctcccctctctctctctgtctcacttcctcccctccctctctctgtctcacctcctcccctccctctctgtcacacctcctccccctctctctctgtctcacctcctccccctcctctctctgtcacacctcctccccctctctctctgtctcacctcctccccctctctctcctgttcatcctccttcctctctgtctcaacctcctcctctcctctctctcacctctcccctccctctctctgtcacctcctcccttctctctgtctcacctcctccctccctctctctgtcacacttcctcccctctctctctctgtctcacctcctcccctcctctctctgtctcacctcctcccctccctctctctgtctcacctcctccctcctctctctgtccacctctcccctccctctctctgtctcacctcctcccctcctctctctgtctcactcctcccctccctctctcacttctccctccctctctctgtctcactcgttccccctctcctcctctctgtctcacctccttcccctccctctctctgtctcacctcctcccctccatctctctgtctcacctcctccccctccctctctctcacctcctccccctcactctctctgtctggccTCCCCCTCTCTGGTGGCGCTCTGGTGGGATGCAGTGAGCTCCTCGGGGAAGTCGGACACGCTGATGAGCGCGGGGTCGTGCTCCCTGACCTGCCAGGACTTTGTCAGCATGAAGAACAGTCTGCTGCAGCTCAAACTGAGGCTGGGCAGCACCCAGCCCACCAGCCAGGTACGGTTCACACATCAACTCGTCATAATTTACCTATCTGAAACGGTATCACACTCAACTTAGCCCATACTGAGAAGTTCACCACATTCAAACTTAGCCCCATACTGAGACACAGTTCACCACATTCAAACTTAGCCCCATACTGAGACACAGTTCACCACATTCAAACTTAGCCCCATACTGAGATACAGTTCACCACATTCAAACTTAGCCCCATACTGAGACACAGTTCACCACATTCAAACTTCATACTGGAACGTCATATAACCTTAGCCCTACTGAGACACGTTCACACATTCAACTAGCCCTACTGGACACAGTTCCCTCAAACTTAGCCCCATACTGAGATACGGTTCATCACACTCAACCTTAGCCCCATACAAAGGTACGGTTCGCAATGCTCAAACTTAGCCTCATACTGAAGTATGGTTCTCTGCGCTGAAACCTAGCCTCATGCTGAGGTACGGTTCATCACACTGAATTCTGACCCATTGAGTCGTCTCCACGAATTACCTCATACTGGAGATTCTGCTTAATACATACTAAGTCGTTCACACCTACCTACCATACTGATACTTTCACCACAACCAGCCCATACTAGTATGTCCACTAACCTGCCCATACTAGTACGTTCACACCAACTGCCATACTGGATACGGTTCATCCTCAACTTAGCCACATACTGTTCACCACACTCAACAGCCAATAGTATGTCCACACTCAATAGCCCTACGAGATACAGTTCACCACACTCAACTACCACTGAGATACTTCACCACAACCAGCCCATACTAGTATGTCACCATAAACCTGCCCTACTAGGTCTTCACCACACTCGACCTTAGCCCCATACTGAGATACGCACCACCTCAACTAGCCATGCTGAGATAGGTCATCAACCTTAGCCCATAATAAGATGTTACCACCACCTTAGCCCCTACTAGATACTGTCACACATGCCTAGCCCTAGATACTTCACCTACTAATAGCCCTAAGATACTTACCACCTAACTAGCCTATCAGGGTACACGCTCAACTGTGAACAGGTTGTGCATCGTCTATCGGCAGACAACAGAACTGCTTACAAGCTGGGGTCCAAAAAATGAATTCCACTTTAATGGCCATACCATACTATCATGCTTGTATCCATGGATTTTATTTACAGGCATATGGGCTCCGGTTGAAGGTCTTAGTAAATGGAAATGttgttctgtgagtgtgtgaataaatCAAATGCGTGGGAACAAACTGGTAACCTTGAAACTTTTTTCTGCTTCTGATAAAGCTCCATCCCACAATATGGCAGATCGATCTATATACACATGTGGTTTATTTCATGAAAGGCTATAAAACGCACCTGTGTACATGTGATaagaatatactgtacacagagTTTACCCTGAATTCGCACAGCTTTGGCCCAGTATATCAGGAAACTTGACACATAATAGACTCCATGAGAGAATGCAGAAGTCATATGAAAATGTTATTCAAAATGTCAGTCCGGGAGAGCTTTGAATATCATAATAAAAGCGGAGAACTGGCCAATGACAGAGGATTaatgtgttgtgttggtgtacTCGTGTGGTTGGTAGGTTCTGTCTCCTGGCCTGGCCAACAGTAGTGACAAGCCCTCGCTGGGGTGGGGAGGAAAAGGTTCGGTctcccctgctcctcctggcCCACCTGGTTCCCCGGGACCCCCTGGGGCTCCAGGTACGTGCACCAGGTGCtatctgttctgtctgtgtgactgctAAGGAGGTATCAGCGCTGTCAGTCTCAAATTCAGGCACTCACTTTCAATATTCTTTATACTGGCAAATAaaatagatataaatatattttatggaaGTGTGGTCCTTATctcatttttgcatatttaatgcAGGACCGGCACCCAACTTCTCATACTGTTGAGTTGAGTGcgtttcttttcctttattatACTGGCATGACAAATGTACATTCATATTGCCAAAGTATATGCTTACTGTAAAAGTGTAATGCAATATCGTAggatataataatatatgatttttttatgttaagGAAAGAAAAGTAACTCACAATTTAAACTAGTTGGTAATAGTAAAATTTCATATTAAATTGGAGCAATATCTTGGATATCaaaagtcaaattaaataatgcatgcaaagaaaatgaatttgttcattatttactgtaaaagaatattaaaatagcagtaatctctctctctctctctctctctctctctctctctctctctctccatctcctttgCTTCCTAGGACTGCGTGGAGAGCCGGGTGAGCAGGGAGAGCCCGGACCCAGGGGCCTGTCGGGCCTCCAGGGGCCCCGAGGAGATATGGGTCCCATGGGGCCTGAGCCAGACCTTAACCACATTAAAAGAGGCCGCAGGGGCCCCGTGGTGAGTTTACACACATGCTTACCAAAGACTCTTCTCTTGCTTTAGCTTGTCCAGCACTGGCTAATTTTTGGAATCATTGGCTGTATTTAGAATGCTCTAATTTGAAGACCACTGGAACCCTTCTTTAGAATGTGTTTGATATCTGTGCTTATAATTCTGTGAACTCCACCAGGGACCACCAGGTGCTCCAGGAAGAGATGGCCAGAAGGTAACGTGGCATCACCTTGCATTTTGTGTGCAagcatacatgtgtgcatttgcgttcacttgtgtgtgcttgtatgcgtGCACGTGGAGGCATCTacgtttctgtttgtgtgtacagtacgcGCATGTGAAATTGCAAGAGAAAGGCTGATCCCATAAGGTGTGCACAGTAGGCCCCACCCTGGCCTCAGTTCAAGGTTCACACaagctgtgcatgtgtgtgtttgtgtgtgtgtgtgtgtgtgtgtgttcttacaTGTGGGTATCTATGCTCTTCAGGGGGACAGAGGTGCTCCTGGACCAAGAGGACCAGCGGTAAGCCTCTTTACCATAGATTCCAGTTCATTGGCCTCAAGATGCATGCAGAACCCAGCATTGCTCCCATGGTCTTGATTGATTGTCTCATCACTCCGATTTCCTTTCCCCCCAGGGACCCCCTGGCTCCTTTGACTTCCTATTGCTGATGATGGCAGACATTCGAAATGACATCATCGAGCTACAGGAGCAGGTGTTTGGGCAGAGGCGTGGCATCTCCCTGGATGCCCCACCCCATTCCAGTGGAGAGACGGGACTTGGGGAATGGGGGTCAGGGCAAGAGGAGCACATGTTTAATACCTGACCATGGGACCTCCAGAGACAGTGCCCTCCAGTGGAAAATTTTAGACTGAGCGACTTGCACACAAATAGAAGCCCAAAGTGGACTGCTCTCCTCCTGTTATGTGTTTGTCTTCAAAGTCAGAATCAGGTCTCAAACTTATCTCCTGGTTGACATTCTGCCAGATATTGACACCTCTGGCATTTTTCCATCCTCTCAAGTAACAGAGACAAAGACTGTCGAGAGAGAAACTGGATTTCTCACTGCTCATGCCAAATGTTACTGCCTTGTTACTCCTCTCTTCAGCTCCAGAGGAAGGTACTAAAGACTGCCCCTCCTTCGAGCTTGAATCACTTACACCACCGCCTGCGTCTTTCTTAGCACAGTTTCAGAGGCGTGGACCTCTCCTACACGTTAATGCCCATGTCCTGGTACACTGCGTACTGAGCCAGAGCCTCCTACAGTGCCTTTTCATAAAGCTCCTTTACTGTACCTCCTCCAAaaaacatatatgcacattattaatatttctgaaacattttgggAATACTTTCTTTGAATAGTCCTTCATAGAAACGGTTTTATAGTTTCTTAAGGACTACACGACCAATGATAAATACCTATATTAACAACCATAACTATtcatgaggtgtgttttgtcaCCAACGATCTATATATGCCGCTTTGCATTTGACATATTTATGAATGTCTGCATAGTGCTCATCAAGGTGCAGTGTTGTGCTTATGAAAATGTTATATTGCTTTTATGAAGGACTGTTCATagaaaatgtttcttaaatttTACACAGCGGTTTCAAGAAGACACAAACAGTACACTTAGTGTGCACTTAGTGTGCACTAAATGAAAGAGTTTTGAGAAGAGTGGCATCAGCTAAGAGGGATAAACAAGCCTCTGAGTTGATGGA encodes:
- the LOC135255215 gene encoding collagen and calcium-binding EGF domain-containing protein 1-like, which encodes MDRLFCATFLPFAFCVFWGNSAVSALTTRMDVDRTGEECPENKIVTIEYTCLKAGGQNSTCLRRKCCEGYRFVMGHCIPESVDVCAGSPCEQQCTDNFGRVVCTCYPGFRFDRERHRSHQHPYCLDVDECEESNGTVCDQHCENTAGSFLCRCSSGYSLAPDKRSCLPSHNLSSSGKSDTLMSAGSCSLTCQDFVSMKNSLLQLKLRLGSTQPTSQVLSPGLANSSDKPSLGWGGKGSVSPAPPGPPGSPGPPGAPGLRGEPGEQGEPGPRGLSGLQGPRGDMGPMGPEPDLNHIKRGRRGPVGPPGAPGRDGQKGDRGAPGPRGPAGPPGSFDFLLLMMADIRNDIIELQEQVFGQRRGISLDAPPHSSGETGLGEWGSGQEEHMFNT